One window of the Camelina sativa cultivar DH55 chromosome 1, Cs, whole genome shotgun sequence genome contains the following:
- the LOC104786851 gene encoding UDP-glycosyltransferase 71B7-like: MNFELVFIPSPGAGHLRSAVDMAKLLVDRETSLSITVIILPIISEGEVGASDYVAALSAASNSRLRYKVITSDSAEDEPTSELTSFEKHVENQAPKVKRVVAKLVKDYSTLPDSPRIVGFVLDIFSYSMIDVAKEFGVPSYLFNTSNAGMLALGYHIQMLYDENKYDVSESDYVDSEAVLNVPSLSRPYPVKCIPDILASKVTLPMFVNQARKFREMKGILINTVAELEPYVLKFLSSSDTPPVYTYGPLLHLTNQVDDSKEEKQSDILRWLDEQPPSSVVFLCFGSKGGFSDEQAREIAMALELSGQRFLWSLRRASPNIFREAPKEFRNLEVLPEGFFDRTKDIGRVVGWAPQVAVLAKPAIGGFFTHCGWNSMLESLWFGVPMAAWPLYAEQKFNAFMMVDELGLAVEIKKYWQDDHLTGVGTVTVTAEEIETSIKCLMDQDSDVRKKVKDMSKKCHVALVDGGSSRIALQKFIEDVMKNYRFNE, from the coding sequence atgaaTTTTGAGCTTGTCTTCATCCCTTCTCCTGGAGCCGGTCATCTCCGATCAGCGGTGGATATGGCGAAGTTACTAGTGGACCGTGAAACCAGCCTTTCTATCACCGTCATCATCCTTCCTATCATTTCCGAAGGCGAAGTCGGTGCTTCAGATTACGTTGCAGCCCTCTCCGCTGCATCAAACAGCCGCCTACGTTACAAAGTGATCACCTCCGACTCCGCCGAAGATGAACCAACCTCCGAGCTAACAAGTTTTGAGAAGCATGTCGAGAACCAGGCGCCAAAGGTTAAACGCGTCGTTGCGAAACTCGTCAAAGACTACTCGACGCTACCGGACTCGCCGAGGATTGTTGGGTTCGTCCTTGACATATTCTCCTACTCGATGATAGATGTGGCTAAAGAGTTTGGTGTTCCGAGTTATTTGTTTAATACGTCGAATGCAGGAATGCTCGCACTTGGATATCATATTCAGATGTTGTACGATGAGAACAAATACGATGTGAGTGAAAGTGATTATGTAGACTCGGAAGCTGTGTTGAACGTTCCAAGTTTGAGTCGTCCTTATCCGGTGAAGTGTATTCCTGACATTCTCGCATCTAAAGTGACGCTCCCCATGTTTGTAAATCAAGCGAGAAAATTTAGAGAGATGAAGGGTATTTTGATAAATACTGTTGCTGAGCTTGAACCTTATGTGTTGAAGTTTCTTTCGAGTAGTGATACTCCTCCTGTTTATACTTATGGACCATTGCTACATCTCACGAACCAAGTTGATGATTCCAAGGAAGAGAAACAATCAGATATTTTACGGTGGTTAGACGAGCAACCACCTAGTTCGGTTGTGTTCCTCTGCTTCGGGAGCAAGGGAGGCTTCAGTGACGAACAAGCAAGAGAAATCGCAATGGCGCTAGAGCTTAGTGGCCAACGGTTTCTCTGGTCTCTTCGTCGTGCATCTCCGAATATATTTAGGGAAGCTCCTAAAGAGTTTAGGAATTTAGAAGTTCTTCCGGAAGGATTCTTTGATCGGACGAAAGATATAGGAAGAGTGGTCGGTTGGGCTCCGCAGGTGGCCGTGCTTGCAAAGCCGGCTATTGGAGGATTCTTCACTCATTGCGGGTGGAACTCGATGCTAGAGAGTCTTTGGTTCGGCGTTCCGATGGCTGCATGGCCGTTATACGCAGAGCAGAAGTTTAACGCATTTATGATGGTGGATGAGCTTGGATTAGCTGTGGAGATAAAGAAATACTGGCAAGACGATCATTTAACGGGAGTGGGGACGGTTACTGTGACAGCGGAGGAGATAGAGACATCAATTAAGTGTCTGATGGACCAGGATAGTGACGTGAGGAAAAAAGTGAAGGACATGAGCAAGAAATGTCACGTAGCTCTAGTGGACGGTGGGTCGTCACGGATTGCGTTGCAAAAGTTTATTGAAGACGTTATGAAGAATTACCGTTTCAATGAATAA
- the LOC104706257 gene encoding UDP-glycosyltransferase 71B2-like: MADILNSVDTKPDFESYLESYKPVVKATVAKVTDPSRPDSRRLAGFVVDMLYTTMIDVANEFGVPSYLFFPSNATFLGLQLHVQYLYDVKKYDVSELKDSKVTELEVPSLTQLEPQAMKFFSSGDHSLPTVYTVGPVLNIKINSTKSGEDKQPDILKWLDEHPRKSVVFLCFGSMGGSREEQAKEIAIALERSGHRFVWSLRRAQPEGTMGPPGEFTNLDEVLPEGFVERTAEIR, translated from the exons ATGGCGGATATATTAAACTCCGTTGACACTAAGCCGGATTTTGAATCCTACTTAGAGAGTTACAAACCGGTGGTGAAAGCCACGGTGGCTAAAGTCACTGACCCATCCCGACCTGACTCGAGGCGGCTTGCTGGATTCGTGGTGGACATGCTCTACACTACGATGATCGATGTCGCCAATGAATTTGGTGTTCCGAGTTACTTGTTCTTTCCATCTAACGCTACGTTTCTAGGATTACAGCTTCATGTTCAGTACCTTTACGACGTTAAGAAATACGACGTCAGCGAGTTGAAGGATTCGAAGGTCACCGAGTTGGAGGTCCCGAGTTTGACTC AGCTTGAGCCTCAAGCAATGAAGTTTTTCTCTAGTGGAGATCATTCTCTTCCTACGGTGTACACAGTTGGACCGGTTTTGAATATCAAGATCAACAGTACAAAATCAGGAGAGGATAAGCAACCGGATATTCTAAAGTGGCTCGATGAGCATCCACGTAAATCCGTTGTGTTCCTCTGTTTTGGGAGCATGGGAGGATCCCGTGAGGAACAAGCAAAGGAGATAGCAATCGCGTTAGAGCGTAGCGGTCACAGATTTGTCTGGTCTCTTCGTCGTGCTCAACCAGAAGGAACGATGGGACCTCCGGGAGAATTTACAAATCTTGATGAGGTTCTCCCGGAGGGATTCGTAGAACGAACGGCGGAGATCAGATAG
- the LOC104786830 gene encoding peroxidase 30 — MNRLNFAVAVAVTVLIGVLGLSEAQLQMNFYAKSCPNAEKIISDHIQKHIHNGPSLAAPLIRMHFHDCFVRGCDGSVLINSTSGNAEKDSQPNLTLRGFGFVERIKSILEKECPKTVSCADIIALTARDAVVATGGPSWRVPTGRRDGRISNSTEALNNIPPPTSNFTTLQRLFANQGLNLKDLVLLSGAHTIGVSHCSSMNTRLYNFSTTVKQDPSLDSEYATILKATKCKSLNDNSTILEMDPGSRRSFDLSYYRLVLKRRGLFQSDSALTTNSATLKMINDLVNGSEQTFYKAFAKSMEKMGRVKVKTGSSGVIRTRCSVAGS; from the exons ATGAATCGATTGAATTTCGCGGTTGCGGTTGCAGTGACGGTTCTTATTGGGGTGTTGGGATTATCGGAGGCTCAACTTCAAATGAACTTCTACGCAAAAAGCTGTCCAAACGCAGAGAAAATCATTTCGGATCATATTCAAAAGCATATCCATAATGGTCCTTCTCTTGCAGCTCCTCTCATCAGAATGCACTTCCATGATTGCTTCGTTAGG GGATGTGATGGATCTGTGTTGATAAATTCGACATCTGGGAACGCAGAGAAAGATTCACAACCGAATCTAACACTTAGAGGATTCGGTTTCGTAGAGAGGATCAAGTCTATTCTTGAAAAAGAGTGTCCTAAGACTGTTTCTTGCGCTGATATCATTGCTCTGACCGCTAGGGACGCAGTAGTCGCCACC GGAGGTCCTTCATGGAGAGTCCCAACGGGAAGAAGAGACGGTAGAATCTCAAATTCTACGGAGGCTTTAAACAACATTCCTCCGCCAACGAGTAATTTCACGACGTTACAGCGGCTTTTCGCTAACCAAGGCCTTAATCTCAAAGACCTTGTTCTGCTCTCCG GGGCTCACACGATTGGTGTCTCGCATTGTTCTTCCATGAACACTCGTCTCTACAACTTCTCGACGACAGTCAAACAAGATCCATCTCTAGACAGCGAGTACGCAACTATTTTGAAGGCTACGAAATGTAAGAGCCTTAATGACAACTCCACCATCCTAGAGATGGATCCTGGCAGCCGCAGAAGCTTTGATCTCAGTTATTACAGGCTTGTCCTTAAGAGGAGAGGTTTGTTTCAATCTGATTCTGCCTTGACTACGAACTCAGCCACGTTGAAGATGATCAACGACTTGGTCAACGGTTCTGAACAGACGTTTTACAAAGCTTTCGCTAAGTCAATGGAGAAGATGGGGAGAGTTAAAGTTAAGACGGGCTCTTCCGGCGTGATCAGGACAAGGTGTTCTGTCGCCGGaagttag